A stretch of the Photobacterium sp. CCB-ST2H9 genome encodes the following:
- a CDS encoding cysteine dioxygenase family protein, with protein MQPSTTHHQMAPALTALLDADYRFNYQEFLAHVELADKPLSLATIRFMLEKVEFNSDEVKQLVQFDQETYSRRRLFGNDHCEVLILSWLNGQRSKIHDHLGSACGVKVLQGQATETLFQPAVNGHIYATQSTHYPTGEVTVSHDSDIHQISNLQGGDEPLVTLHIYSPPLKQFYLYQLESGTAELLDLQHDSWFYEI; from the coding sequence ATGCAACCTTCAACGACACATCATCAGATGGCCCCCGCTCTTACTGCGTTACTGGATGCGGACTACCGTTTTAACTATCAGGAATTTCTGGCTCATGTTGAATTAGCCGACAAACCGCTGTCTCTGGCCACCATTCGATTTATGCTGGAAAAAGTCGAATTCAACAGTGACGAGGTAAAACAGTTGGTGCAGTTTGATCAGGAGACGTACTCAAGGCGCCGCTTGTTTGGCAATGATCATTGTGAAGTGTTGATCCTAAGCTGGCTGAATGGTCAGCGGAGTAAAATTCATGACCACCTTGGCAGCGCTTGCGGGGTTAAAGTGCTGCAGGGGCAGGCGACAGAAACTCTGTTTCAGCCAGCTGTGAATGGTCACATTTACGCGACCCAGTCGACGCACTATCCAACCGGTGAGGTGACGGTGAGTCACGACAGTGATATTCACCAGATATCCAACCTGCAAGGCGGGGATGAACCTTTGGTGACACTGCACATCTATTCCCCGCCGTTGAAACAGTTCTATCTCTACCAACTCGAAAGCGGGACCGCAGAGCTGCTGGATCTTCAGCATGACTCCTGGTTCTATGAAATCTGA